One Syntrophales bacterium DNA segment encodes these proteins:
- a CDS encoding AIPR family protein, protein MDLDDFRKEFIETVKAHAASEGDLTRAAFVSIASEKLIDAEEYSDFEHCYFEGNGVKDRRLKLCIDGYSFDESDDSFKLLIVDFRGGDTPAILTLTDAEVMFSRMSSFVAEAMSGLLHPKLEDSSPAFALASNIHRDIQSITRFRLYLATDAILSTRVRDLPAKSINGKPIEYHIWDIKRFHRSFESVTGRDELIINFCDFLENGIPCLEASQTGEQYKAYLCVIPGTVLANLYDKYGSRLLERNVRSFLGIRGTKSVNSGIRNTIMSQPSFFFAFNNGIAATASSVTISQKNNRLHIISAEDLQIVNGGQTTASLSMARRKDKACLDEIFVQMKLSVIVPSFADELIPKISRSANSQNKVSDADFFANHPFHVRIEELSRRLWAPAISGAQHETHWFYERARGQFLNEQVRMTVAERKRFLQQNPREQMMTKTDLAKYENAWREIPHTVSLGAQRNFSNFAEHVGELWKSSDVDFNEEYFRICVARAIIWKFTERMVSKQSWYQGGYRANVVAYTISKLSQLTKANARGKTIDYRYIWNQQRISKALEKQLEHISGIVFKIIVAEDRPIDNVTEWCKKKLCWERVDNLSITLNKDFIDELVDTNQLSDAKKEARLLQMTDKGIASQTEVVNLGAPYWGKLMYWAEERKILTAEEKKVVSVAMRIPNKIPTDFQCIKLLEIRSKVVGEGFKV, encoded by the coding sequence GTGGATCTTGACGATTTTAGAAAAGAATTTATTGAAACTGTTAAAGCACATGCGGCATCAGAGGGTGATCTTACCCGCGCAGCATTTGTATCAATAGCTTCTGAAAAGCTTATCGATGCAGAGGAATATTCTGATTTCGAACACTGTTACTTTGAAGGAAATGGCGTAAAGGACAGGAGATTGAAGCTATGTATAGATGGCTATTCGTTTGATGAGTCTGACGATTCATTTAAATTGTTAATTGTTGATTTCCGTGGCGGTGATACACCCGCAATACTTACGCTAACAGACGCAGAAGTAATGTTTTCGCGAATGAGTTCTTTTGTGGCTGAGGCGATGTCAGGTTTACTCCATCCCAAGCTCGAAGATAGTTCCCCAGCGTTTGCACTCGCAAGTAATATTCATCGCGACATTCAATCTATTACACGCTTCAGGCTTTATTTGGCTACGGACGCCATTCTTAGTACTCGAGTTAGGGACTTACCGGCTAAAAGTATAAACGGGAAACCTATTGAATATCATATATGGGATATCAAACGCTTTCATCGGTCATTTGAATCAGTTACTGGAAGAGATGAGTTAATAATTAATTTCTGTGATTTTCTGGAAAATGGTATTCCTTGTTTAGAAGCTAGTCAAACAGGGGAACAATATAAAGCATATTTATGTGTAATTCCTGGGACTGTCCTTGCAAACTTATATGATAAATATGGAAGCCGTCTTTTAGAAAGAAATGTTCGCTCTTTCCTTGGGATTCGAGGTACAAAAAGTGTGAATAGTGGTATCAGAAATACAATTATGAGCCAACCATCTTTCTTCTTTGCGTTTAATAATGGGATCGCTGCTACCGCAAGTTCTGTAACGATATCTCAAAAGAATAACCGATTACATATCATTTCTGCCGAGGATCTTCAGATTGTAAATGGTGGACAAACAACAGCTTCTCTTTCAATGGCAAGACGAAAAGATAAAGCTTGCCTAGATGAGATTTTTGTACAGATGAAACTTTCAGTTATTGTGCCAAGTTTTGCCGACGAACTTATTCCAAAGATTTCACGCTCTGCAAATAGCCAGAATAAGGTTAGTGATGCTGATTTCTTCGCAAATCATCCTTTTCATGTCAGAATAGAAGAACTTTCCCGCCGCCTTTGGGCACCCGCAATTTCTGGTGCGCAACACGAGACACATTGGTTTTATGAGCGCGCTCGTGGTCAATTTCTTAATGAGCAAGTTCGTATGACAGTAGCCGAAAGAAAAAGGTTTCTACAGCAGAATCCCCGTGAACAGATGATGACAAAGACAGATCTTGCAAAATATGAAAACGCTTGGAGAGAAATCCCTCATACTGTCAGCTTAGGTGCCCAGAGGAACTTTAGTAACTTTGCAGAACATGTTGGAGAATTATGGAAAAGTTCTGATGTTGATTTCAATGAGGAATATTTTAGAATTTGTGTTGCACGAGCGATCATATGGAAATTTACTGAACGAATGGTATCAAAGCAATCTTGGTATCAAGGTGGATACCGAGCCAATGTCGTTGCTTACACAATTTCTAAACTCTCACAACTTACTAAAGCAAATGCAAGGGGAAAAACAATTGACTATCGATATATATGGAATCAGCAGAGAATATCAAAAGCATTGGAAAAGCAACTTGAACATATTTCAGGGATAGTTTTTAAAATAATCGTGGCTGAAGATAGGCCAATTGACAATGTTACTGAATGGTGTAAAAAAAAGCTTTGTTGGGAGAGGGTCGATAATCTGAGCATTACACTAAACAAAGATTTCATTGATGAATTGGTTGATACAAATCAATTATCAGATGCGAAGAAGGAAGCAAGACTGCTGCAGATGACCGACAAAGGAATTGCTTCACAAACTGAGGTAGTTAACCTTGGCGCCCCATATTGGGGAAAGCTTATGTATTGGGCTGAAGAAAGGAAAATACTTACAGCAGAAGAAAAAAAGGTTGTCTCTGTAGCAATGCGGATACCAAATAAAATACCAACAGATTTTCAATGCATTAAATTGCTCGAAATACGCTCAAAAGTGGTGGGTGAGGGGTTCAAAGTATAA
- a CDS encoding PD-(D/E)XK motif protein codes for MMPFESRWALLEPGGFLRVDEDHPLDFYIGLDVSGDCILLLIIQDEIRIQVQSQAISVTCRKRNDGRWALMFRLIRMDLRKIFSHLCDDLVESSRKITEKSCAARFILARFEHWQRLLKHGHTGLLEQSAVRGLIGELLYIREVALIQYGPTPSIEGWLGPQDAAQDFYYSDCIIEVKTIHTGASKVIISSAEQLSDCGNRLFLVVVMLDSAEQGNTGAFSLIDIVNEIRLLFELDPYALSLFEERVAEAGFIENEIYKNYIYKFNGFRYFSVKEGFPRITKIQLPIGIEKVKYEIDLEACKIFEIS; via the coding sequence ATGATGCCATTTGAATCACGATGGGCATTGCTTGAACCAGGAGGATTTCTGCGAGTCGATGAAGATCATCCTTTAGATTTCTATATCGGTTTGGATGTTTCAGGAGATTGTATTCTTCTGTTGATTATTCAGGATGAGATTCGTATACAAGTACAGAGTCAAGCGATTAGCGTAACCTGTCGAAAACGAAACGATGGCCGTTGGGCATTAATGTTTCGTCTAATAAGAATGGACTTACGAAAGATATTTTCTCACCTTTGTGATGACCTTGTTGAATCGAGCAGAAAAATAACGGAAAAGTCATGTGCCGCACGTTTTATACTTGCGCGATTTGAACACTGGCAACGTCTTCTTAAGCATGGACATACTGGTCTACTTGAACAATCAGCAGTAAGAGGATTGATTGGAGAGTTGCTTTATATCAGAGAGGTTGCATTGATTCAATATGGTCCAACGCCCTCAATTGAAGGATGGCTGGGTCCGCAAGATGCTGCACAAGATTTTTATTACTCAGATTGTATCATTGAAGTGAAAACTATTCATACTGGCGCTTCTAAAGTTATAATATCATCTGCTGAGCAGTTAAGCGATTGTGGCAACCGTCTATTTTTGGTTGTTGTAATGCTTGATTCAGCAGAACAAGGTAATACAGGTGCATTTAGTCTGATTGATATAGTAAATGAAATACGACTGCTTTTCGAACTAGATCCTTACGCTTTATCTTTGTTTGAAGAACGCGTTGCTGAAGCAGGGTTTATTGAAAATGAAATATACAAAAACTATATATATAAATTTAATGGTTTTCGCTATTTTTCTGTGAAAGAAGGGTTTCCTCGGATCACCAAAATTCAACTTCCGATAGGAATAGAAAAAGTAAAATATGAAATTGATCTTGAAGCTTGTAAAATTTTCGAAATAAGCTAA
- a CDS encoding Z1 domain-containing protein, producing the protein MISENVKKIENAVIATVNIDQIPSEAEILELVNGFRAVFQITDEEKNIVIRRLHARLRIDMDTGAAIIEKDHQSWLPARRPDIEPYYWSRFEEYLNRNGWPPKVTNTLDKVTDEILDFMGDPVKDGLWARRGLVMGDVQSGKTATYIALCCKSADAGYKLIILMTGTLENLRRQTQERLDAGFVGLDSSGLLSQQRITREVGVGSLDRRRTAGVFTSKTTDFKSSLMNTLGFRLSSFKEPVLLVVKKNKKILENLENWLRSYNADKNGVIDTPMLLIDDEADNASINTNSPETDPTAINERIRALLHLFCRSSYVGFTATPFANIFIDPDSDSEMIGDDLFPKHFIYSLEPPTNYFGSQAIFGDNGRLDIIREINDAEQVFPSRHKQMLVVEELPESLLMALRFFIISNAVRDLRGETNTHRSMLVNVSRFTNVQEQVTALLDRELREINRNIRNYSQLPPSEACKSIILSKIKKTWESEFNKSEFQWQNIQRALLRASLPIEVRAVNQRTGASTLDYSVHKDTGLRIIAVGGNSLSRGLTLEGLSTSYFFRNSQMYDTLLQMGRWFGYRDGYADLCRVWLSEEAIGWYQHIASAIEELRDEIRRMCAMGLTPDDYGLKVRAHPESLIVTARNKMRKAQTIERVISISGLGTETPRLYKSQEINRANAGAVEILIDELAKSGFNAERSRYKNNIWYAVPKDIICRFLKKFESHPLNVTFQRDSIIQFLERTDEKKLQNWDVVLPNGSETTRIFAGISYQPQRRKVLIQADTQSILISGEKMRVGSRGIEKEGVPEDIVSKIEEEYRNKNKNIPDKAYREKRQRPLLLIHLLKPFTSDMKEYDTGGLPLVAAGISFPEFDDKDAERRVKYRINLVEWRNIFREEVDDDAESFNDAI; encoded by the coding sequence ATGATTAGTGAAAATGTAAAAAAAATTGAAAATGCAGTTATTGCTACAGTGAACATTGATCAAATACCATCAGAGGCCGAAATATTAGAACTTGTAAATGGATTCCGAGCCGTTTTTCAAATCACTGATGAAGAAAAGAATATTGTAATAAGACGCTTACATGCACGACTTCGCATCGACATGGATACGGGGGCAGCCATTATAGAGAAAGACCATCAGTCTTGGCTGCCAGCGCGTAGACCTGACATCGAACCCTATTATTGGAGTAGATTCGAAGAGTATTTAAACAGAAATGGATGGCCCCCGAAAGTAACTAATACACTTGATAAGGTTACAGACGAGATCCTCGATTTCATGGGAGATCCTGTGAAGGATGGCTTGTGGGCGAGAAGAGGTCTTGTGATGGGTGATGTACAATCTGGAAAAACAGCAACATATATAGCACTATGCTGCAAATCAGCAGATGCAGGGTATAAACTTATTATATTGATGACCGGTACATTAGAAAACCTACGTCGGCAAACACAGGAAAGACTTGATGCTGGGTTTGTGGGGCTTGATAGTTCGGGATTGCTTTCACAACAACGGATAACTAGAGAAGTTGGAGTTGGATCTCTTGACCGTCGCAGAACAGCGGGAGTTTTTACGTCCAAAACAACCGATTTTAAAAGTTCTCTTATGAATACACTTGGTTTCAGGTTGAGTTCTTTTAAGGAACCTGTTTTGCTGGTAGTCAAGAAGAACAAGAAAATTCTCGAAAATCTTGAAAATTGGTTAAGATCTTATAATGCAGATAAAAACGGGGTTATTGATACCCCAATGCTTCTTATTGATGACGAAGCAGATAACGCCTCGATTAATACAAATTCACCGGAGACGGACCCAACAGCGATAAATGAGAGGATTAGAGCTCTTCTCCATCTTTTTTGCAGGTCCAGTTATGTCGGTTTTACAGCAACACCTTTTGCCAATATTTTCATTGACCCTGACTCGGATAGCGAGATGATAGGCGATGATCTTTTCCCGAAGCACTTTATATATTCTTTAGAGCCGCCAACTAATTATTTCGGTTCTCAAGCAATATTTGGAGATAATGGCCGGTTGGACATCATTAGAGAAATTAATGATGCAGAACAAGTGTTTCCATCAAGACATAAACAAATGTTAGTCGTTGAAGAATTACCAGAGAGCCTGTTAATGGCACTGCGATTCTTTATTATTTCAAATGCAGTACGAGATCTTAGGGGTGAGACAAATACACACCGCTCGATGTTAGTCAATGTAAGCCGTTTCACAAATGTACAAGAACAAGTTACGGCGTTACTGGATCGAGAATTAAGAGAAATTAATAGGAACATACGAAATTACAGTCAACTTCCCCCTTCTGAGGCTTGCAAATCAATAATACTATCAAAAATCAAGAAAACATGGGAAAGTGAATTCAACAAATCTGAATTTCAATGGCAAAATATTCAACGAGCACTGTTACGTGCTTCGTTGCCAATTGAAGTGCGAGCAGTAAATCAACGGACTGGCGCATCGACTTTGGACTATTCAGTACATAAAGATACTGGACTAAGAATTATTGCTGTAGGTGGCAACAGTCTTTCTCGAGGACTCACACTAGAAGGACTTTCAACGAGCTATTTTTTTAGAAATTCACAAATGTATGATACACTTCTTCAGATGGGGCGCTGGTTTGGTTATAGAGATGGATACGCAGATTTGTGCAGAGTGTGGCTCTCAGAGGAAGCAATTGGGTGGTATCAGCACATTGCTTCTGCAATAGAAGAATTACGAGATGAGATACGGAGAATGTGTGCCATGGGGTTAACGCCTGATGACTATGGACTTAAAGTTCGAGCACACCCCGAATCACTAATTGTTACTGCCAGAAACAAAATGAGGAAAGCACAAACAATAGAACGCGTGATTTCGATAAGCGGTTTGGGGACAGAGACACCACGTTTATATAAATCACAAGAAATAAATCGTGCAAATGCGGGAGCAGTCGAGATTTTGATTGATGAGTTGGCAAAGTCCGGATTTAATGCCGAGAGGTCTCGTTACAAAAACAACATATGGTATGCAGTACCAAAAGATATTATTTGTCGTTTTCTTAAAAAATTTGAAAGTCATCCACTTAATGTAACCTTTCAGAGAGATAGCATAATACAATTCTTGGAAAGAACAGACGAAAAGAAACTTCAAAATTGGGATGTTGTTTTACCGAACGGTTCAGAGACAACCCGAATATTTGCGGGGATATCCTATCAACCACAACGAAGAAAAGTATTGATTCAAGCGGATACACAATCCATATTGATATCTGGGGAAAAAATGCGTGTTGGTTCGCGAGGCATAGAAAAGGAGGGCGTTCCAGAAGACATTGTAAGTAAAATAGAAGAAGAATATCGAAATAAAAACAAAAACATTCCGGATAAGGCATATCGCGAAAAAAGGCAGAGACCGCTTTTACTGATTCATCTTCTGAAACCATTCACTAGCGATATGAAGGAATATGATACTGGTGGGCTACCTCTTGTAGCTGCGGGGATAAGCTTCCCTGAATTTGATGACAAAGACGCAGAACGTCGCGTTAAATATAGGATTAATCTAGTGGAATGGAGAAACATTTTCAGAGAAGAAGTTGACGACGATGCGGAGAGTTTCAATGATGCCATTTGA